TACCCAATCGCGTAAATATTCATGATCAATATGTTTAACAGCATCTAAACGAAAGCCATCTAAATTTAATTCATTCGCATACCAAGTTCCCCAATTTTCCATCTCATTCGCAACATCTGGATGATCAAAATCAAGATCTGCATACATCAAATAATCATAATTTCCATTCTCGCTAGACACTTCCCAGTCCCACGCTTTACCTATCCCCCTAAATTTATAAATTCGATTTAATTTCCTTCCTTCATCCCAATCCGTTCCGTCAAAATGATACCATTTCCATTTGAAATTAGAATAAGCATCGCCACGCCCTGGAAAGTTAAACCCTGTCCATGCATTAATTTCATAATCACCTGATACCTCAATATTTCGATTGTTACGGTCTACCTCAACAGCTGTTACAGTTTCAGTATAATCTGCTCCACCTTTATGATTCATAACTACATCGCCATATACATCGATGTTTTGCTTATGTAAAGCTTCAATTGCAGATTTTAACTGTGCTTTTGTCCCATATTTCGTCCGCACCGTTCCTTTTTGATTGAATTCTCCTAAATCATATAAATCATACGCTCCATATCCTACGTCATTTTGCGTAGTTCCTTTATATGCAGGCGGTATCCAGACAGATGTAATTCCTTTCTGAGCTAAATTTCCAGCATCCGAATGCAAACGATTCCAATGATTCCCATCATTCGGAGCATACCACTCAAAATACTGCATTAACGTTCCATTGTTAACCGTATCTGCATATACTTTACTCCTCCCATATATACTAGGTAAAAACAAAACAATCGACAAGCCGACTACTATTATTCTTTTCAACATATTTACACCATCCCCTTTTCAAGAAAACGTTTGCATAGTTTATCGAAATTATTATAATATTCGTTCTACAATTAGTAAAGTAGCAATCTCTCACTCTCCCACATTATTTTTAGTCTAACTTCACATATTTAACAAATACTTCAAAGTAGTTTTATTTCACATCTTATTCAAGATTGTTTACAATTTATCTATAAAAACATGACGGAGGGATTTCTATGACCGACTTTCAAAAACAATTTTTCGCACGATTACATATAGAAGAAAAAGACAAATTTTCATTTGAAGATTTACCTAACATTATGTACGCGATGGCACAAACTATCCCTTTTGAAAACTTAAATATTCTCGAAAACAACTTTACAGAAATATCAAAAGAAAATTTAAAAGAAAAAATTTTAGTAAACAACCGTGGCGGTCTTTGTTATGAACTTAATCCTACTATGTATTACTTCCTTAAAGACGCTGGATTTGATGTTCATCTCGTTTCAGGAACAGTGTACAATGCTGCAAATTCTACATGGGCTGTTGATTCTGGTCATATCGCAACCGTTTTAACATATCATAATGAACTTTATTTAATTGAAGTAGGATTCGGATCATACTTACCTCTTGCACCTGTCCCTTTCTCAGGTGAAGTCATTCACTCCGTTACAGGAGATTATCGTATTCGTAAAGAAATGACCGAAAAGGGAAACTACATGTTAGAGATGCGTAAAAATAATGAGTTTTTGGATCAATCTTCTGCTGATGATTGGACGTTAGGCTATGCATTTTATTTAGAAGAAGTCACTGAAGAAAAAGCAAATGCGGCACAAAAAATTATCGTTGAACATGAGGGCTCACCATTTAATAAAGTACCTCTTATTGTAAAACTAACTGAAGATGGGCATGCATCTTTAACGAAGGATAGTCTGACAATAGCAAAAAACGGTAAAAAAACGAAAGAAAGCCTTACAGATGTGCAATATAAAAATCTTTTACATTCAAAATTCGGAATTACATTATAATTTTTCAAGCCTTGCCATTTTAGCAAGGCTTTTCAATTTTCAGCAGGGATTTTTTGCAATTTGTTGTATTTCATAGTTATATAGGAATATAACTACATATTTAGAAAGGAAATGATTATGACTGAACTTAAAGAGCGACTACAAGTAGATGAGAAAGAGAAATGGGATTTAACGGATATTTACCATACAATTGAAGATTGGGAAAGCGATTTTCATAAAATTGAAATGTTAACGAAAGAATTACACGAATTTAATGGCAATATTCACGACGGTAATAGCTTATTAGCTTATTTAACAAAGAGCGAAGAAATATCTAGCATAATATCTTTAATGTTTGCTTATGCGCGATTACAATCTGATCTTGATACGCGTGATACTGACGCTCAATCTCTTGTTGATAAAGTGTCACAATTGCACGTGAAAGTAAGTGCGGCTAAATCTTTCTTTTCTCCATTCTTACTTAGCATAGATGAAGACACATTACATTCTTACATAGAAGAAGCAGAAGGCTTACAATATTATAAAGAAGACTTATTTGAATTATATCGTTATAAAAAACACGTATTGAATAAGGACCAAGAAGAGATTTTATCACAAATGGGTGAAGCACTTTCCTCTCCTCAGCATACATACGGCATGTTAAATAATGCAGATATACTATTTGGAGAAATTACAAATGATGATGGAGAAAAAGTAAATTTAACACGCGGGATGTATGCAAAGTTAATAGAAGATGAGAATCGCGAGAAACGTAAAGAAGTCTATAAAGCTTATTACAAGCCATACGTACAATTAAAAAATTCTATCGCGTCTACTTTATCTGCTGCTATTAAAAATAATGTTACTGTTTCAAAGCTAAGAAACTATCCATCAGCTTTAGAAAAATCATTATTTGGCGACATGGTTCCGAAAGAAGTATATGAAAATTTAATTGATACGACGAAAAAAAATATTCAATCACTACATACTTATAATGAACTTCGAAAAGAAAAATTAAATGTAGATGAACTACGCCAGTACGATTTGAGCGTTGATTTAGTAGCGGGTGTAATACAAGACATTCCATATGACAAAGCGTTTGACATCATGATTGAATCACTAGCTCCATTAGGTGAAGAATATAGTGAAACATTAAAAAGCTTTAAAGATAAACGTTATATCGACGTGAGAGAAACGCCAGGAAAACGTTCCGGCGCTTATAACTTTGGTGTATACGGCGTTCACCCTTTCATTCTTTTAAATCATCATGATGATTTAAATAGCCTTTTCACTCTTACTCACGAATGTGGGCACGGTATGCATACGCACTACTCACACGGATACCAACCAAGAATTTCTGCACACTATACTATTTTTGTTGCAGAAGTCGCTTCTACAGTAAATGAAGTGCTATTAATTCATCATTTATTAAAAGAAGCAAAAGATGCTAATGTACGTAATCATTTAGTAAACCATTTCATTGATAAATTTAAAGGCACTTTCTTTACACAAATCATGTTCGCTGAGTTTGAAAAAATCACACATGAAATGGCGCAGCAAGGTAAACCATTAAATGCCCAAGTCTTTAGTGAAGTTTATGAAAACTTATTTAGAGAGTATAATGGCGACTCTCTCGTATTTGACGAAGAAGTAAAATACGGATGGGCTAGAATACCGCATTTCTATCGTCCATTTTACGTATACAAATATGCAACTGGATTCGCTTCTGCAATCCAAATTGCCGATAAATTATTGAGCGGCGATCCAAATGCTCAAAAACATTATATTGAATTCCTTAAAAGCGGAAGTTCAGACTACCCATTAAACTTATTGAAAAAAACTGGTGTTGATTTAACTACTCCTGAACCGATTGAGAGTGCACTAAATCGTTTTAGCTCACTTGTTGAAGAGTTTTCAACTCTATAAAAAGAAGAGCCTCTCGCTAGAGGCTCTTTCTCTTTTATGCTCCCTTTTCTTCTATTAAATCATTCGCCATTTTCCTAAACTCTTGATTAAATGCATCATTCATACCATTTTGAACGTTAGAGAATAATATGACGAACGTTTTTTTATCCCAGTTAAAATTATTAAAAGTATTCCAACCTGCTAATACGCCATGGTTATGATAATAATCTGGATACGTATAGAAACTAAATCCATATTTTCTTGCAGGTGATGCAGTAAACATATCTGAGACACTTTGTTTCGATAACAGTTTCCCATCCATTATTGCCTCATCTAGTCTTTTCATATCTTCAACAGTCGTATACATTTCACCACACCCATACAACCAGTTCATTTTCAAACGGGGTGTAGCGATTAACTCATTATCTTTTCTCGTATAACCTTCTGCTAAAAAAATATCTTCAGGGAGAGTTGCCCCCATTCCAGACTCATGCATTTCAACAGGAGTAAAAATATTTTCTTTCACATATTCAGCGAGCGGTTTATTTGCTATTTTTTCTACAATATACGCAAGTACCATATAATTATAGTCTGTATATTTCCATCCTGTCCCTGCAGGAAATTGCAATTTTTGCGCGCCAATCCACGTTACTAACTTTAATCGTGACGCCGCATCTACCCTACCTTGTCCCTGATCTGGTAACCCGGACGTATGTGTTAACAAATTTCGTAACGTAATGTTTTTATCTGCCGGAAACGATGGAATATACTTATTTACATTGTCTTCAATATTTAATTTCCCTTTTTCCTTTAGCTGCATAATAGATATTGCAACGACTGTTTTCGTAATAGAACCAATGCGATATTTCGTTCTTGGCGTTGTGAATACTTTATCTTTCACATTTGCATACCCATAACCTTTTCGTAAAATCGCATGGTCTTTACTAGCTACAAGAACACTTCCATTAAATCCTTTATCTTTTAAATATTGATCTAGTTTTCCAGCTACAACTTCATAGTGCTTTTTCTCATTGGCATCAACTTCTTGCATATCGTCCTTTTGCTTACTATTTACATTAGAAAATGCCTTTATATCATATTTCTTTCCTTTACTTGCATGTATGAGTGCAACGACACTCCCACAAAAAATAGCAAAAATAAAGAAAACGATTAACCATTTCTTTAACATAATAGGAACCCTCTTTTATCTAGTTTCACTTAACGCACATCCATTCCATTCTATTCTATTCTATATCTATTAATTTTCAAATTTTTTACAATAACTATCTATTATTCATCCAAGTGAACTAGATTCCCTTTTCTCATATTCAGTTTTTGGCTACTCTCTATTGTATTTCTTTCTTGCAAAATTTCCACCTTACAATCGGATGCACCCTACTATAATTTCAATATCTTATGTAACATTTGTTACACACTATAAAGTGAAACTTTAATCAGCCCTCACCAATCGGGCTTTTACGGGCAGCCCGACCCCCACCTAACTTCTTTGCCTCCGCTGAATTTTGAGGTGGGGGTCTTACTGCCCGTTAATGCGGGATAAAAAACGGAGTTGTTAAGATGAAAAATACAGATAGAGATAATCGTTTAGGTGATATGATGTTTCACTATCCTATAATAAAATATAGTTATAATTTAATATTAAGTAAAATAGATTATAACTTTAAAGAGAAATGCTACTGAAAATTTTCAATCAAAATAAATCATGCAAATAACGATACAGAAAAACAACTCATTATGTCTAAAATTACAGGCAATGAACATCATTGAAAATAACTCTCATTTATGTTTTGATTATACAACAAATAAAAAAAGAAATGTCGCTCATTCGGCATTTCTTTAGATTTTCTTCATACAAAATTTACATTGCTAACTTCCCTTTATTTTTTGTTTTTTCTATATAAACTGACTGCTGAGATACATAGTAATACCACTATACATAACCACGCATACGTATACCCTTTCTTATCTACAATATAACCAAATAAAATAGGTGCAACAATAATAGCAATTTGATTGAATGTAAGTGCCAAACTAACCGTTATCCCAACGGAATCTTCACTCGCCAATTCAGCAATTTCGGCGATAAAAAGACTAAACCAACCAATTGAAAAGAAACCTAACAATGCACTTACACCATACAATACACCAGTCGTTACCGTATGTATGTTCATGACTAACAATAGAATTAAACCGATAGAAGCACAGACAGCTATAAATAATGGCGTGCGCCGATTTCCATTATAAAACAAATCACTAATAGATGCTAATATAACACGGCCAATCATTCCAGAAAAGAACATCACTGAAAATACTGTTCCGGCTACAATAGATGTGATAGATTGTTCCTTTACTAAAAATTTCATAAAGTGTCCAACTAACACCATTTGCAATGAAATCATACAAATACCCGTTATATATATTGGATACAACTCTTTTTTACATATCACTACTTTTAGCTGCGTCCAAAAAGAAATTTTAATATGTCCTTTCCTTGCATCCACTTGAACATATGGCTCTTTATAAAACATAAAAAATAATAATCCTCCAATTATACAAATGCATGCCATACTATTTATCGCGTAAGTCACATTATATTGTATCGTAAGAAATGGGATTAGCACTCCCGCTAATGCGCCACCAATCGGTATACCAGCTTGTCTTATTCCCATCGCTAATCCACGATTTTCTTTTGAAAACCATTTCAAAATCACTTTACTTCCTCCTGGCTGGGAAACACTATAAAACATTCCTACTAATAAAAGTACAAATAACAGACCATTCAATCCACTTACTATATTAGTTAGTAAAAACGAACCTCCTAATAAAAATGAACTGATAGAAATTAATAATTTTTCATTATATTGATCCAGTAATCGACCGACAAAAAGCATGCAAAATAACGGTCCAACATTTACAACACTTACTAACAATCCACTTTCCATATTTGTAAGCGCATATTCTTCTTTCCAAAATAAAGCGAAAGCTCCAACACCATATGTTATAAGTGTTGCTGTTGTTTGCGCAATCGTCGCAAACATTAACATAACCCACTTATAAGCACGATTCATTCTTTCTTCGATTAACACTGTAATCCCTCCATCCCCTTCCATTGTATGAAAGTTCTGATATCATATAAAATAAAGATTCATCATATAATCCATCAAAAAAATTGATACCTTTTCGGAGGGATGATACGTGGACATAAAAGATTTAACTATATTTTACGAAGTGGCAAAGGAAAGTAATATTTCTCACGCAGCGAAAAATTTGAACTATGTACAATCAGGCGTAACAATGCGTATGAAACAACTAGAAAACGAATTAGGTGTGCCTTTATTTTATCGTAACGGAAAAGGTGTAACATTAACTTCTAACGGTGAGATTTTATTAACATACGCCAAACAAATTATCCACTTAATGGATCAATCTATAAAAGCGGTTCAAAGTAATGGAACCGCCCCTAAAGGTACTTTGAAAATCGGATGTACAGAATCTACAACCGCGGTTAGGCTGCCATCTATATTAACGGCCTATTATGAGAAATACCCAGGAGTCGAATTGATTTTAGAAACAAATACGACCGAACAACTAATTAGTCTTGTATTAGATCGAAAACTAGACGGAGCGTTTATAGCTGGCTCTACTCAGCATACTGAACTTCATACAAATGTATTTCGTGAAGAAGAATTAGTTCTCATCAGTAAAAAACCTTTATCCTCTCTTAAAAATATAGAAGATATGAATTTACTCGCTTTTAGTCACGGTTGCTATTATAGAAGTTTATTAGAGGACTGGCTTCAAGAAGAAGGAGTCTCGCCTAAACGAGTATTAGAGTTCGGAACAATTGAAGCTATACTTGCATGTGTAAAATCAAGTATGGGAGTAGCGATTATGATGAAATCTATTTTAAACGATCATACACATAACTTATCACTCAATCCTTTACCTAATAGATTCAAAAAAGTTCCTACTACTTTTATTACTAGAAAAGATATATATCACTCAGCTGCACTACAAAAATTTATGGAGATGATTTGACAATGCGTGAAAAGAAAATACGTGGGGTGAAGCGTAAAACAAACACGATGATACAGCGAATTGAAGAACATACAAAAACGTTCCCTTCTACTTTTTATAACGATGAATATTGGTATATGCCTTTACCAGTTTCTCAAGCTTTTATTGAGTCTCATAAAACACCTAGAAAAGTAAAACGATTATGTATACAAACCTTAATAGATCGAGTAAATCATTTAATAAAAATAAAACCGAGTGATACACATACATATCGAGTTGTTACTTTAATTTCTATAGAGAATTTATGGAGATCACAAATTATCGTATTCAAAAACGATGACTACTTTCATAACTTTTTCAATAGAAATAATGAATTTCAAAAATGGATTCTTCTTTCGAATGAAATTGATTTTTGGGAAACATGGGGAATTTCAATTTGTCCTACTGCCCAAATGTTGCACTTTCAAGAAGTCATTTATGATGGGGATGCAATCGATGAAAAAGAGATTTGGTTTATTGGAGAGTTATCTTAAAAGGGGTACTTTCAAATGAAATGCTTCCCTTTTTTCACTTAATAAAATCGCTATATAATGAATTTGTCATTTCATTATATAGGAGGTTTTCACATGGTAATCCCTAAATATCCTAATGTCCCTACTCTTACGAAAAAACAAATCGATCAAATTACAGAAATCACTTTTCTAAAAGACATTACACCACAAAAATGTGATGCAATTTTCGTGTTCGGCGGTTCTCATCCTGGCAATTGGGAAGCTCCTCTAGAAGCTTATCGACAAGGTTTGGGAAATCAAATTATCGTTACAGGCGGTACTAGTTTGCATGGCATGAAACATCCGAGCTGGAATTACGGGGATTTGTCAGAAGCAGAAGTAATTGTAAATAAATTAATGGAACATGGCGTACCAAAAGATGCTATCATGTTCGAGAAAAACTCCCTCCATTCTATCGCTAATGTAATGGAAGCGAAAAAGATTTTTGATTTTACAAAGATCAATCGGCTACTATTTGTATGCAAAAGTTTAGGCGCTGGTCGGCAATATAGAGTATTAAAAAAACATTTACCTAAAACTATTACTTGTATCCCATATACACTTGATACAAGTTTCGATGGTGAATTTATAATTAATAGATATAATTGGATGGAAAATGAGAAGAGTCGCTCTATGATTTTCGGAGAATACTTGAGAAATATTTGCTACGGTAGAAAAGGCGGTATTGAGCCACCTGAAAAAGAAGTTCAAGGCTTAGAAGAGTATGTATCCTACTACTATAATCTAGCATAATAGAAAAAGGTATACCAAAACGTCGGTATACCTTTTCTCCTATTTATTTTTCTTTTAACACACTATGTAATCGATCAGGATAATTTGTAAACATTCCTGTAGCACCCCATTTAATTAACAATCTCATATCTGGTTTCTCATTAATTGTATAAGGATGAATTAGCAGTCCATTATTTCTAGCCATTTTCATATATGACTCATCAATAATTAGTTCTCCGTTATCATTACGTAAGTTTGGTCCAATACCAACTGCATACTTTTTAATTTCTTGAAAATCTTCATTTGTTACACTTTTCGGTTCATGTGTAATGCCAGACCATTCAACAATCTCATTGTTTTCATTTGGATAATACCAAAGCAGTTGAACTAACGGAATATTTTTATTCATACTATTAATTCTTGTTAAACTATCTTTACTAAATGATTGAATCATAACACGGCTAGAAGACATGTTTTGACCTACTAAATTATATTTTTTTAATAAAGCTAATAATTTCTCTTCCATTCCTGGATACACATCTGGTGATTTTGTTTCAATGTAATACTTCATGCTTCTTCCGTACTTTTGGAAAATTTCTTCAAGAGTCGGAACTTTTTGCCCAACATACTCTTGCTTAGCCTTTTCTGGATAAGCTTTATTGAACCAAGTTCCTGCATCTAAGCTTTTTATTTCACTTAGTGTTTTATCTCGTACTTCACCTGTTCCATTTGTAGTGCGGTCAACTGCTGTATCATGCATTGCAATTAATTGGCCATCCTTAGTTAATTGAATATCTAACTCCAAATAATCCGCTTTCATTTTTTTCACTAAATCATAAGAAGCAAAAGTATGCTCAGGTGCATGTCCACTTGCTCCGCGATGTGCAATGTTTAAAAACTTATTTGTATTCCATTCATGCTTCCCTTCTGCTTCTGCATGAACAGCTCCCCCAGCAAAGATGCTTCCCGTCATAAAGAAAATAACTAACACGCTAATAATTTTTCTCATCCTTCTAACCCTTCCTACGTTGCAAATTTCAACAAGTTAATGAGATTTACACGAAATAGAAGATACACTTTCATTATTTTATAAGCCTATATTAAAATTCCAATCTTACAAATATAATTCCTCTATGTTATTACTATACTATTTATTTTCCATATCCCTCCTATTCACATGTAACTCCTTATTGATTACAGTTCATCAATAAAAAAAGCCATAATTTATTTAGAGGACACTTCTGTATCCCTAAATAAATTTATGGCTTATCTCAAATATCTCCGGCCTCGATTAACTTGTCGAAATTAATCATACCAAACCTATTAATATTTGTGAATATTATTTTTTCCGTACGGCGAAGCTTTAATCAGTATAAGTTATATATCTCATACTAATTAGTATTTGAACCTATCGAATTTTTCTGTACAGCCTGATTCCTATCTAACTTCTTTAATTTCCATTCATACAAGATAAAATTCTATTATCATTTGACGTGATATTTACGTAAACCTAGGTTTTATTTAATTACAAATTCTTAATTTCGTATATCTTTTCTTGTAAGTTTAGTTTTCTTTTGAGATTGCAGTATATTTACATGCCCCGAGGCAGCCATGGTTTGTCTCCTTTCCTTCCTTGACAATTTAGACTTCTTTTGAGAATGTAATTCTTTTAAATGTCCCGAAGTAATACCTTGTTTTCTAAAATCAAAGTAAAAATACAAATGTGTACTTAGAGCTAAGAACACAACGAAAAAAATGAGGCGAGAATGATTAATAAAATAGCCAAAGCCTTTTGGCTCAAAATTCCAATACTAATTTGACCAATTATATAACCTAAGCTTGAAAAAAATACAATTTTAGGGGTTTTCACATTTTGATCAGTTATCCCTCTTAAGTGAGCTGTAAAATATTTAATCCAGAATAATTCAGATTTATAAACAATTAAACTATATGCAATAAGCGATAGAATAAAAAATAAAGGTGAATCTATTTTTACGAATTCATAAGCTAACTTTTGCACAGCTATAAAACTACAAAATGAAATACTTAACGAAACAAATCCAGAATATAGTAAATGTTGCAATTGAGGCTGCCGAGGCTTATAAAAGAAAACCCAAATCCCCCATAGATTACATATCACATAAAATGGCAAAGCTACGTAAGAGTATATGTTGTACGGTGGAAATATGAATAAAATGATGAGTAGAAGAAAATTCATGAAAACCCACATAAAGGCCCCTATAACATTCCTTATATCAAATGGTATTAATATTCGTATACAATCCACTATGTTGTTGCCATTATATTTGTCCATTATGCATCCCATCCATTTCCTTCCTCTTCAAATCAACATATACCCATATATATACTCCAGATATACTAAGCACAACAGCAAATAAAGAAAAGACTAAAATTAAGACCGTCGCTAAACCGTTTTGTGATAATGTACCTATACATATTTGTCCAATAACATATCCCAATCCTGATAAATAAACAATTGGAGAAATTTTTATATTGTCATTTTCTTCATTGTTTAATCGCCTTAAAAAACTTTTCATTCCAATAGAAATCAATTTATAAATTGTAAAAATGTAAAGCACAAAAGTAACAATAAAAAACAGAGGTGTTTCAATTTTAATAAAAGTATATGCAATCTTTTGAATCACTATAAAGCTTCCAAAAGAAAAAGTTATCCCCATAAATCCATTATATAAAATGTGTACCAACCTTGGCTCATTTGGTTTATAAAAAAATACCCATACTCCCCATATATTAGCAATCAAAAGAAAAGGTAAAATTATATATAAGTATATAGTAAAGGTTGGAGGAAATAAAAATGGGGTTAAAATCATAAAATTAATCACTACCCACACCATAACGACACTCGATCTTACACTGTCAGGCATCAATTTCCGAATAATTTGTTCTATGCTTTTTCCGTGGTATTTTTCCATATTAATCTCCCAAAAACTAAAAAATTTTATCTAAAGCTGCTCCGATTCCAGTTTTAACTTTATCTTTTATCGAATCCTGTTTACCATCATGATTCCAATCACCTTTGTTAAATTTGATTCCATCAGTTTCTATATTAATTTCTATAAAAACATCCAAGCTTATTCCACTCCAATAAGGGTTCCATTTGCTGCATCACTAATAAGAAATAATGTAAAAAAAAACTGCTTGTTTAAACAGTTTTTTTACATTATTTCTTATTGTATTTTAGATAATACATTTTCTTGGAAAGTACGCTCTTCCTGATCTTCATATCCAGTTGAAACAACTTCTTGAATATCATCATGATTAAATAAATAAGTGAAATCTGGATTCATATAGCCTTCTGGATAAGGACATCCCATATAATCGAATTTTCTTACCTCATCCGTTGCTACTTGTTGTTTT
This Bacillus paramycoides DNA region includes the following protein-coding sequences:
- a CDS encoding serine hydrolase domain-containing protein; translated protein: MLKKWLIVFFIFAIFCGSVVALIHASKGKKYDIKAFSNVNSKQKDDMQEVDANEKKHYEVVAGKLDQYLKDKGFNGSVLVASKDHAILRKGYGYANVKDKVFTTPRTKYRIGSITKTVVAISIMQLKEKGKLNIEDNVNKYIPSFPADKNITLRNLLTHTSGLPDQGQGRVDAASRLKLVTWIGAQKLQFPAGTGWKYTDYNYMVLAYIVEKIANKPLAEYVKENIFTPVEMHESGMGATLPEDIFLAEGYTRKDNELIATPRLKMNWLYGCGEMYTTVEDMKRLDEAIMDGKLLSKQSVSDMFTASPARKYGFSFYTYPDYYHNHGVLAGWNTFNNFNWDKKTFVILFSNVQNGMNDAFNQEFRKMANDLIEEKGA
- a CDS encoding YdcF family protein, which translates into the protein MVIPKYPNVPTLTKKQIDQITEITFLKDITPQKCDAIFVFGGSHPGNWEAPLEAYRQGLGNQIIVTGGTSLHGMKHPSWNYGDLSEAEVIVNKLMEHGVPKDAIMFEKNSLHSIANVMEAKKIFDFTKINRLLFVCKSLGAGRQYRVLKKHLPKTITCIPYTLDTSFDGEFIINRYNWMENEKSRSMIFGEYLRNICYGRKGGIEPPEKEVQGLEEYVSYYYNLA
- a CDS encoding LysR family transcriptional regulator — encoded protein: MDIKDLTIFYEVAKESNISHAAKNLNYVQSGVTMRMKQLENELGVPLFYRNGKGVTLTSNGEILLTYAKQIIHLMDQSIKAVQSNGTAPKGTLKIGCTESTTAVRLPSILTAYYEKYPGVELILETNTTEQLISLVLDRKLDGAFIAGSTQHTELHTNVFREEELVLISKKPLSSLKNIEDMNLLAFSHGCYYRSLLEDWLQEEGVSPKRVLEFGTIEAILACVKSSMGVAIMMKSILNDHTHNLSLNPLPNRFKKVPTTFITRKDIYHSAALQKFMEMI
- a CDS encoding MFS transporter gives rise to the protein MEGDGGITVLIEERMNRAYKWVMLMFATIAQTTATLITYGVGAFALFWKEEYALTNMESGLLVSVVNVGPLFCMLFVGRLLDQYNEKLLISISSFLLGGSFLLTNIVSGLNGLLFVLLLVGMFYSVSQPGGSKVILKWFSKENRGLAMGIRQAGIPIGGALAGVLIPFLTIQYNVTYAINSMACICIIGGLLFFMFYKEPYVQVDARKGHIKISFWTQLKVVICKKELYPIYITGICMISLQMVLVGHFMKFLVKEQSITSIVAGTVFSVMFFSGMIGRVILASISDLFYNGNRRTPLFIAVCASIGLILLLVMNIHTVTTGVLYGVSALLGFFSIGWFSLFIAEIAELASEDSVGITVSLALTFNQIAIIVAPILFGYIVDKKGYTYAWLCIVVLLCISAVSLYRKNKK
- the pepF gene encoding oligoendopeptidase F, translating into MTELKERLQVDEKEKWDLTDIYHTIEDWESDFHKIEMLTKELHEFNGNIHDGNSLLAYLTKSEEISSIISLMFAYARLQSDLDTRDTDAQSLVDKVSQLHVKVSAAKSFFSPFLLSIDEDTLHSYIEEAEGLQYYKEDLFELYRYKKHVLNKDQEEILSQMGEALSSPQHTYGMLNNADILFGEITNDDGEKVNLTRGMYAKLIEDENREKRKEVYKAYYKPYVQLKNSIASTLSAAIKNNVTVSKLRNYPSALEKSLFGDMVPKEVYENLIDTTKKNIQSLHTYNELRKEKLNVDELRQYDLSVDLVAGVIQDIPYDKAFDIMIESLAPLGEEYSETLKSFKDKRYIDVRETPGKRSGAYNFGVYGVHPFILLNHHDDLNSLFTLTHECGHGMHTHYSHGYQPRISAHYTIFVAEVASTVNEVLLIHHLLKEAKDANVRNHLVNHFIDKFKGTFFTQIMFAEFEKITHEMAQQGKPLNAQVFSEVYENLFREYNGDSLVFDEEVKYGWARIPHFYRPFYVYKYATGFASAIQIADKLLSGDPNAQKHYIEFLKSGSSDYPLNLLKKTGVDLTTPEPIESALNRFSSLVEEFSTL
- the amyS gene encoding alpha-amylase, which gives rise to MLKRIIVVGLSIVLFLPSIYGRSKVYADTVNNGTLMQYFEWYAPNDGNHWNRLHSDAGNLAQKGITSVWIPPAYKGTTQNDVGYGAYDLYDLGEFNQKGTVRTKYGTKAQLKSAIEALHKQNIDVYGDVVMNHKGGADYTETVTAVEVDRNNRNIEVSGDYEINAWTGFNFPGRGDAYSNFKWKWYHFDGTDWDEGRKLNRIYKFRGIGKAWDWEVSSENGNYDYLMYADLDFDHPDVANEMENWGTWYANELNLDGFRLDAVKHIDHEYLRDWVNHVRQQTGKEMFTVAEYWQNDIQTLNNYLAKVNYNQSVFDAPLHYNFHYASKGNGNYDMRNILNGTVMQNHPTLAVTLVENHDSQPGQSLESVVSPWFKPLAYAFILTRAEGYPSVFYGDYYGTNGNSSYEIPALKDKIDPILTARKNFAYGTQRDYLDHPDVIGWTREGDGVHADSGLATLISDGPGGSKWMEVGKNNAGEVWYDMTGNQTNTVTINKDGWGQFHVSGGSVSIYVQQ
- a CDS encoding DUF3916 domain-containing protein, producing MREKKIRGVKRKTNTMIQRIEEHTKTFPSTFYNDEYWYMPLPVSQAFIESHKTPRKVKRLCIQTLIDRVNHLIKIKPSDTHTYRVVTLISIENLWRSQIIVFKNDDYFHNFFNRNNEFQKWILLSNEIDFWETWGISICPTAQMLHFQEVIYDGDAIDEKEIWFIGELS
- a CDS encoding arylamine N-acetyltransferase family protein — translated: MTDFQKQFFARLHIEEKDKFSFEDLPNIMYAMAQTIPFENLNILENNFTEISKENLKEKILVNNRGGLCYELNPTMYYFLKDAGFDVHLVSGTVYNAANSTWAVDSGHIATVLTYHNELYLIEVGFGSYLPLAPVPFSGEVIHSVTGDYRIRKEMTEKGNYMLEMRKNNEFLDQSSADDWTLGYAFYLEEVTEEKANAAQKIIVEHEGSPFNKVPLIVKLTEDGHASLTKDSLTIAKNGKKTKESLTDVQYKNLLHSKFGITL